From Impatiens glandulifera chromosome 7, dImpGla2.1, whole genome shotgun sequence:
CAAATTCGCATTGAAAAAggttgttatataaaaataatgaagatataatttttttcgtCAAATCAAAtctcatttatatttaacttgCTTTCTTAGTTACAATGAAGGTCTCTCTCTGTCCAACCGATCACGGCAAtcaagaattttttatttttttggtttgacCTGCCCTACTCATCTACCTTCTTGAAAGTCCATATTTGTCTCAGTAGATTCTTtcaatgatatatttatatatatttaattttttaattgtaaaatttttgAACATAAAAAGAATGGCTTATAAAAAACCAATTGACAAAACCAGGTGGTTGAGACATATAAACATCCTCTTGAAGGGAGCCATGGAAAAAGGCATTACTGACATTTGTCTAATAGGCCATCCACGAGAGAATAgttgaaaacaaatatatctGGTTATCCTTATAACTGGTAGAAAACAAATATGTCGTGATATTCTTATAACCGATCTAGGGATGTCAATGGGTACTTGTATATTCGATACCCGTGAGTATTTGATGGTCGGATTCAGAGTCAGGGATGGGGATTACGCGAAACTCGATacccaaatatattaatattcaaaaaataatatatatatatatatatatatatatattaatgtttaaaatgacTTTTCAAATTTCATGTAACGacaattattacaaatttataataaataaatttatttattttaactatatttgCTAACACCATATTTAATTTCTCTCGTGACTCTTAATATTCACtttctttaataataaactatttttctCTCTGTCACTTTTcacttttcttatttattcaaCTTTcctttatagttttttttttcaatgtcaTGTCTTTACTAACAAATTTGTtacattttttaacttttactaGCATAATTATACAACtaagtaatatttatttgtatttttaatatttactatatttagaaaataatgaatatatattcaCATTTTAATTGGATAATGAGTACTCATCGAGAATCGGTTACCCGATAAATCGAgaataaaaatacaaacaaagatACCCGTTGGATTCAGGTCGGATAGTACTCGTTGTCATCCCTAAATCCGCACTCATAGTTAGTTATttgtcttttattaatatatatccttaatatataaatattggtAAATGCAAATCTAAtccataaaattaaatgtattaaaatgtttacattttaaaaaattaaaaaaacaatgaacttatttaaaaattagtattttatgaaaaatttcaattataatcacataaaaaaattcaaaatattttaaaaggaaaCAACAATGgaaacaaacaaaaaccttTATTATGATCAGAATTTAAtctttaagttatattttaaatattatctagtttaaatcaatattcatataattgattaaaaGTGAATCATACAGTATTTTATGATTGGTATGATCATTTGTTCTCTACCCAACCACCAATTATAAGCTATTTCATACTAACCATAttatcaacaacaaaaatatcaaacaatttcaattcaattaaaCTAACCAACTATTGCATCATACCATATAGGGTACACTTTCAACATCCACCTATTCTAGGACCGCCTTTGGAGCATAACTTTCTAAATTCTCAAACCCGACCACAATGTTCTCTTCATCAGCAGTTGTAATCGTGACAGCCACATCCGGTTGGTTATTTTCCTCCGCACCAAATCTCAGACATCAGCAGTTACTTCGTTCGACAAATCATTTTCTTTCGTATCACTCATCGTGGCCAGGACCCCGTTTGTTATGACTGGAGCAATTTCACTTGTTTCTTCAACAATGTTCTCCTCAGCAGCAGTTGTAACAGGGACAATTACATCCTGTTGGTTATTTTCCTCCACATCAAACATCGAGACATCAGCAGTTACCTTATCcaacaaatcattttctattggATCACTCATCGGGTCAGGTGGCACGACCGTATTAGCCAGAACCCCGTTTGTTATGACTGGAGCAATTTCACTTGTTTCTTCAACATGAGAAGAAGGTTCGGCATAACTTTCTAAATTCCCAAACTCTGCCACAATGTTCTCCTCAGCAGCAGTTGTAACAGGGACAATTACATCCTGTTGGTTATTTTCCTCCCCATCAAACATCGAGACATCAGCAGTTACCTTATCtaacaaatcattttctattggATCACTCATCGTGCCAGGTGGCACGACCGTATTAGCCAGAACCTCGTTTGTTATGACTGGAACAATTTCACTTGTTTCTTCAACATGAGGAGAAGGTTCAGCACAACTTTCTAAATTCTCAAATTCTACTACAATGTTCTCCTCAGCAGCAGTTGTAACAGGGACACTTACATCCAGTTGGTTATTTTCCTCCACATCAAACATCACTACATCAGCAGTTACCTCATCCGACAAATCATTTTCTATCGGATCACTCATCGTGCCAGGTGGCACAACTGTATTAACCAGAACCCCGTTTGTTATGACTGGATCAATTTCACTTGTTTCTTCAACATGAGAAGAAGGTTCAGCACAACTTTCTAAATTCTCAAACCCTACCACAATGTTCTCTTCAGCAGCAGTTGTAACAGCGACAGTTACATCAAGTTGGTTATTTTCCTCCGCATCAAACATCGCGACATCAGCAGTTACCTCATCcgacaaattattttctatcggATCACTCACCGTGCCAGGTGGCACGACCTTATTAGCCAGAACCCCGTTTGTTATGACTGGAATAATTTCACTTGTTTCTTCAACATGAGAAGAAGGTTCAGCACAACTTTCTAAATTCTCAAACCCTACCACAATGTTCTCCTCAGCAGCTGTTGTAACCGCGATAGTTACATCAGGTTGGTTATTTTCCTCCGCACCAAACATCGCGACATCAGCAGTTACCTCATCTGACAAATCATTTTCTATCGGATCACTCATCGTGCCAGGTGGCACGACCGTATTAGCCAAAACCCCGTTTGTTATGACTGGAGTAATTTCACTTGTTTCTTCAACATGAGAAGAAGGTTCAGCAAATTGCACGGTTACTTCAAGGCCACGACTTTCCACATCAGTCTTATTATGTTGATGATCTGTTCTAACT
This genomic window contains:
- the LOC124944457 gene encoding uncharacterized protein LOC124944457 isoform X1, whose product is MGRPPSNGVPSFRFNAYEVAEMEVVLREHDNQMPTNELLANLAEKFSSSSVRSVNSKQKKKRNEKPGRIVVQMKQVWNWFQNRRFAIRSKGIKIPSAVRNIPQDPPPTVVLPPTVIPPPTDQTVLLNSVPDNPPMEFEAKSAQDGAWYDVTEFLSHKSRGTGDLEVKVRFNGFGEEEVEWVNVVKHVRPRSLPCESTECVSVLPGDLVLCFQEGKEQALYFDAHVLNAQRRNHDVRGCRCRFLVRYDHNLAEEIVPLRKICRRPETDYRLQQLQARSNPEAMQKTVAKKTEQTWAPRGNNLAVATMETKIARVESITVRTDHQHNKTDVESRGLEVTVQFAEPSSHVEETSEITPVITNGVLANTVVPPGTMSDPIENDLSDEVTADVAMFGAEENNQPDVTIAVTTAAEENIVVGFENLESCAEPSSHVEETSEIIPVITNGVLANKVVPPGTVSDPIENNLSDEVTADVAMFDAEENNQLDVTVAVTTAAEENIVVGFENLESCAEPSSHVEETSEIDPVITNGVLVNTVVPPGTMSDPIENDLSDEVTADVVMFDVEENNQLDVSVPVTTAAEENIVVEFENLESCAEPSPHVEETSEIVPVITNEVLANTVVPPGTMSDPIENDLLDKVTADVSMFDGEENNQQDVIVPVTTAAEENIVAEFGNLESYAEPSSHVEETSEIAPVITNGVLANTVVPPDPMSDPIENDLLDKVTADVSMFDVEENNQQDVIVPVTTAAEENIVEETSEIAPVITNGVLATMSDTKENDLSNEVTADV
- the LOC124944457 gene encoding uncharacterized protein LOC124944457 isoform X3, with the translated sequence MGRPPSNGVPSFRFNAYEVAEMEVVLREHDNQMPTNELLANLAEKFSSSSVRSVNSKQKKKRNEKPGRIVVQMKQVWNWFQNRRFAIRSKGIKIPSAVRNIPQDPPPTVVLPPTVIPPPTDQTVLLNSVPDNPPMEFEAKSAQDGAWYDVTEFLSHKSRGTGDLEVKVRFNGFGEEEVEWVNVVKHVRPRSLPCESTECVSVLPGDLVLCFQEGKEQALYFDAHVLNAQRRNHDVRGCRCRFLVRYDHNLAEEIVPLRKICRRPETDYRLQQLQARSNPEAMQKTVAKKTEQTWAPRGNNLAVATMETKIARVESITVRTDHQHNKTDVESRGLEVTVQFAEPSSHVEETSEITPVITNGVLANTVVPPGTMSDPIENDLSDEVTADVAMFGAEENNQPDVTIAVTTAAEENIVVGFENLESCAEPSSHVEETSEIIPVITNGVLANKVVPPGTVSDPIENNLSDEVTADVAMFDAEENNQLDVTVAVTTAAEENIVVGFENLESCAEPSSHVEETSEIDPVITNGVLVNTVVPPGTMSDPIENDLSDEVTADVVMFDVEENNQLDVSVPVTTAAEENIVVEFENLESCAEPSPHVEETSEIVPVITNEVLANTVVPPGTMSDPIENDLLDKVTADVSMFDGEENNQQDVIVPVTTAAEENIVAEFGNLESYAEPSSHVEETSEIAPVITNGVLATMSDTKENDLSNEVTADV
- the LOC124944457 gene encoding uncharacterized protein LOC124944457 isoform X4, whose amino-acid sequence is MGRPPSNGVPSFRFNAYEVAEMEVVLREHDNQMPTNELLANLAEKFSSSSVRSVNSKQKKKRNEKPGRIVVQMKQVWNWFQNRRFAIRSKGIKIPSAVRNIPQDPPPTVVLPPTVIPPPTDQTVLLNSVPDNPPMEFEAKSAQDGAWYDVTEFLSHKSRGTGDLEVKVRFNGFGEEEVEWVNVVKHVRPRSLPCESTECVSVLPGDLVLCFQEGKEQALYFDAHVLNAQRRNHDVRGCRCRFLVRYDHNLAEEIVPLRKICRRPETDYRLQQLQARSNPEAMQKTVAKKTEQTWAPRGNNLAVATMETKIARVESITVRTDHQHNKTDVESRGLEVTVQFAEPSSHVEETSEITPVITNGVLANTVVPPGTMSDPIENDLSDEVTADVAMFGAEENNQPDVTIAVTTAAEENIVVGFENLESCAEPSSHVEETSEIIPVITNGVLANKVVPPGTVSDPIENNLSDEVTADVAMFDAEENNQLDVTVAVTTAAEENIVVGFENLESCAEPSSHVEETSEIDPVITNGVLVNTVVPPGTMSDPIENDLSDEVTADVVMFDVEENNQLDVSVPVTTAAEENIVVEFENLESCAEPSPHVEETSEIVPVITNEVLANTVVPPGTMSDPIENDLLDKVTADVSMFDGEENNQQDVIVPVTTAAEENIVEETSEIAPVITNGVLATMSDTKENDLSNEVTADV
- the LOC124944457 gene encoding uncharacterized protein LOC124944457 isoform X2; amino-acid sequence: MGRPPSNGVPSFRFNAYEVAEMEVVLREHDNQMPTNELLANLAEKFSSSSVRSVNSKQKKKRNEKPGRIVVQMKQVWNWFQNRRFAIRSKGIKIPSAVRNIPQDPPPTVVLPPTVIPPPTDQTVLLNSVPDNPPMEFEAKSAQDGAWYDVTEFLSHKSRGTGDLEVKVRFNGFGEEEVEWVNVVKHVRPRSLPCESTECVSVLPGDLVLCFQEGKEQALYFDAHVLNAQRRNHDVRGCRCRFLVRYDHNLAEEIVPLRKICRRPETDYRLQQLQARSNPEAMQKTVAKKTEQTWAPRGNNLAVATMETKIARVESITVRTDHQHNKTDVESRGLEVTVQFAEPSSHVEETSEITPVITNGVLANTVVPPGTMSDPIENDLSDEVTADVAMFGAEENNQPDVTIAVTTAAEENIVVGFENLESCAEPSSHVEETSEIIPVITNGVLANKVVPPGTVSDPIENNLSDEVTADVAMFDAEENNQLDVTVAVTTAAEENIVVGFENLESCAEPSSHVEETSEIDPVITNGVLVNTVVPPGTMSDPIENDLSDEVTADVVMFDVEENNQLDVSVPVTTAAEENIVVEFENLESCAEPSPHVEETSEIVPVITNEVLANTVVPPGTMSDPIENDLLDKVTADVSMFDGEENNQQDVIVPVTTAAEENIVEETSEIAPVITNGVLANTVVPPDPMSDPIENDLLDKVTADVSMFDVEENNQQDVIVPVTTAAEENIVEETSEIAPVITNGVLATMSDTKENDLSNEVTADV